One region of Phycisphaerae bacterium genomic DNA includes:
- a CDS encoding efflux transporter outer membrane subunit: protein MIRSTMHFLRLGSLWTLALSVGCSVGPNYQPPTTTMPAGYSGVSATQPAATQPAQLDRWWEMLKDPMLNSLVERASQTNLDLQLAEARIRQTRAQRGVIAADLWPQLNAAGSYDYMGSSLNTREETAGAAGIGRQLRNTAASSALGTLQSNGAFGPGPLANAAVTTLRTGLAQNAPRSGSRVSHRGSNLFQAGFDASWELDLFGGIRREVEAADADIQAAEEARSDVLVTLRSEVARNYVEARVYQRRLTIARENIKTQQESLELTRDRFRAGLTSEVDVAQATAALATTQSQIPLLDSLWQQSAHRLAVLLGQEPAALLAELTREAPIPTVPPEIPAGLPSELLQRRPDIRQAERQLAAATARIGAATADLYPAFSLTGSVGSQSHDARLMLDRNSFLWSLGPAVRWPVFDAWRIRSNIEIQNAIQAQALTTYQQTILIALEEVENALVAYRQEQVRHVSLAEAVNANRTALTLANDRYAKGIDDFLTVLESQRALYQTEDALIQSEGTVVSNLIALLKALGGGWQPTPAAP, encoded by the coding sequence GTGATACGATCAACCATGCATTTCCTCAGACTCGGCTCCCTGTGGACATTGGCCTTGAGTGTGGGCTGCTCTGTCGGACCAAACTACCAGCCCCCCACGACCACCATGCCGGCGGGTTATTCCGGGGTTTCGGCCACACAGCCCGCCGCCACCCAGCCAGCCCAGCTGGATCGCTGGTGGGAGATGCTCAAGGACCCGATGCTGAACTCGCTGGTCGAACGGGCCTCCCAGACGAACCTCGACCTGCAGTTGGCCGAGGCGAGAATCCGCCAGACCCGGGCTCAACGCGGAGTCATCGCCGCCGATCTCTGGCCCCAGCTCAACGCCGCAGGCTCGTATGACTACATGGGCAGCAGTCTGAACACCCGCGAGGAGACCGCCGGCGCCGCCGGCATCGGCCGGCAGCTGCGCAACACCGCCGCCAGTTCGGCACTGGGTACCCTGCAGTCCAACGGCGCGTTTGGCCCCGGCCCGCTCGCCAACGCGGCGGTCACCACCCTGCGTACCGGCTTGGCCCAGAACGCCCCCCGTAGCGGGAGCCGGGTGAGCCATCGCGGGTCAAACTTGTTCCAGGCCGGCTTCGACGCGTCATGGGAACTCGACCTCTTCGGAGGAATTCGCCGTGAGGTCGAAGCCGCCGACGCCGACATTCAGGCGGCCGAGGAGGCCCGATCCGACGTGCTCGTCACGCTGCGCTCGGAGGTCGCCCGCAACTACGTCGAGGCCCGAGTCTATCAGCGGCGGCTGACCATCGCCCGCGAGAACATCAAGACCCAGCAGGAAAGCCTCGAGTTGACCCGGGACCGCTTCAGGGCCGGCTTGACCAGCGAGGTGGATGTGGCCCAGGCCACCGCCGCACTAGCCACCACTCAGTCGCAGATCCCACTACTCGACTCCCTGTGGCAGCAATCCGCCCATCGCCTGGCCGTGCTCCTCGGGCAGGAACCCGCCGCCTTGCTCGCCGAGCTGACCCGCGAAGCGCCGATTCCGACCGTGCCGCCCGAAATCCCTGCCGGCCTGCCTTCCGAGCTGCTCCAGCGCCGTCCGGATATTCGCCAGGCCGAACGCCAGCTGGCCGCGGCCACCGCACGCATCGGCGCCGCCACCGCCGACCTCTATCCGGCATTCTCGCTCACCGGCTCGGTGGGCTCACAGAGCCACGACGCCCGGCTGATGCTCGATCGCAACAGCTTCCTGTGGTCGCTCGGCCCCGCGGTCCGCTGGCCAGTCTTCGATGCCTGGCGGATCCGATCGAATATCGAGATCCAGAACGCGATCCAGGCTCAGGCTCTTACCACCTATCAGCAGACCATCCTGATCGCCCTGGAGGAGGTCGAGAACGCCCTGGTCGCCTACCGCCAGGAGCAGGTGCGCCATGTGTCCCTCGCCGAGGCAGTCAACGCCAACCGAACGGCTCTCACCCTGGCCAACGACCGCTACGCCAAGGGCATCGATGACTTCCTGACTGTGCTGGAATCGCAACGCGCACTCTATCAGACCGAGGATGCCCTAATTCAGAGCGAAGGCACCGTGGTCTCCAACCTGATCGCCCTGCTCAAGGCGCTCGGCGGCGGCTGGCAGCCGACGCCCGCGGCCCCCTGA
- a CDS encoding CerR family C-terminal domain-containing protein, producing MEQNPARSNPARGSRRPYKQEIHRSLRETDRPAVPKSLNISVVHPPITVDQRHLLHRDEALPKGRTPASHCQANITTLSTNAYSQLQAAETPTLDAVPRAFHAPVSCQGFARSASSSSVCTHHHARPVISRLYPDQTDEPPDIDAIAEHLTRFSLAARTLLPPHAAEVES from the coding sequence CTGGAACAAAACCCCGCCCGGTCCAACCCTGCCAGAGGAAGTCGTCGCCCATACAAGCAAGAAATACATCGAAGCCTACGAGAAACTGACCGGCCGGCCGTTCCCAAATCGCTGAACATCAGCGTCGTGCATCCGCCCATCACCGTCGATCAGCGACACCTGCTCCACAGGGACGAGGCACTGCCCAAGGGACGGACACCTGCCAGCCACTGCCAAGCGAACATAACCACTTTGTCAACAAATGCTTATAGTCAATTGCAGGCCGCGGAAACGCCCACCCTTGACGCGGTCCCACGCGCGTTTCATGCTCCTGTTTCATGCCAGGGTTTTGCGCGATCCGCATCGTCGTCCTCTGTCTGCACCCACCATCACGCCCGGCCGGTCATCTCGCGCCTGTACCCGGACCAGACTGATGAGCCCCCCGACATCGACGCGATCGCCGAACACCTCACCCGTTTCTCACTGGCGGCCCGGACACTCCTGCCGCCCCATGCAGCCGAGGTGGAATCATGA
- a CDS encoding phosphoribosylaminoimidazolesuccinocarboxamide synthase, whose protein sequence is MASQVILQTSIPGFPVRRGKVRDVYDLDDRLLIVASDRISAFDVVMPNGIPFKGEVLTRISAFWLRRLSIARHHLIELIEDQAPQEFAPYLDQLRGRAMLVKKTKVVPIECVVRGYITGSGWKEYLKSQSVCGIKLPAGLRQCDPLPEPLFTPSTKAEVGHDENISFERACELVEPRLMETIRDRSITIYREAAEYARGRGVIIADTKFEWGLDGNEVILIDEALTPDSSRFWPAANYSPGRDQPSFDKQYVRNYLETLNWNKTPPGPTLPEEVVAHTSKKYIEAYEKLTGRPFPNR, encoded by the coding sequence TTGGCTTCCCAAGTCATTCTGCAGACCAGTATCCCCGGCTTCCCCGTCCGGCGCGGCAAAGTGCGCGACGTCTATGATCTGGACGATCGGCTCCTGATCGTGGCCAGCGACCGAATCAGCGCCTTTGACGTGGTCATGCCCAACGGCATACCCTTCAAGGGCGAGGTCCTGACCCGAATCAGCGCTTTCTGGCTCCGCCGGCTCAGCATCGCCCGCCACCATCTCATCGAGTTGATCGAGGACCAGGCTCCTCAGGAATTCGCGCCCTACCTCGACCAGCTCCGCGGCCGCGCCATGCTGGTCAAGAAGACCAAGGTCGTCCCCATCGAGTGCGTGGTCCGCGGCTACATCACCGGTAGCGGCTGGAAGGAGTACCTGAAGAGCCAGTCCGTCTGCGGCATCAAGCTCCCGGCCGGTCTTCGCCAGTGCGACCCGCTGCCCGAGCCGCTGTTCACTCCATCCACCAAGGCCGAGGTGGGTCACGACGAGAACATCTCCTTCGAGCGGGCCTGCGAGCTGGTCGAGCCCCGCCTGATGGAGACAATCCGCGATCGCAGCATCACCATCTACCGCGAAGCCGCCGAGTACGCCCGAGGACGAGGAGTCATCATCGCCGACACCAAGTTCGAATGGGGCCTCGATGGCAACGAGGTCATCCTCATCGACGAAGCTCTGACTCCAGATTCCTCGCGATTCTGGCCAGCCGCCAACTACTCCCCCGGCCGCGATCAGCCCAGCTTCGACAAACAGTACGTCCGAAACTACCTCGAAACCCTGAACTGGAACAAAACCCCGCCCGGTCCAACCCTGCCAGAGGAAGTCGTCGCCCATACAAGCAAGAAATACATCGAAGCCTACGAGAAACTGACCGGCCGGCCGTTCCCAAATCGCTGA